The following coding sequences lie in one Alloacidobacterium dinghuense genomic window:
- a CDS encoding ATP-dependent helicase, which yields MPHLLDKLNPPQRAGVESVDGPVLLLAGAGSGKTRVITHRIAYLIQERGVAPDSILAVTFTNKAAAEMGERVDKLIGHTTLAKPLIATFHSFCVRMLRRDIEALRIGNEGLTKTFAIYDESDQQALVKQIMRRMGIDDKQFTPRVVLSKISWAKNHMIDPQEYYLQSADPLSERVAHIFEAYRKELRKNNALDFDDLLLEAVRLLKSSAEVREKYNRRYRYLLIDEYQDTNRPQYELMKLLAGEEKNVCVVGDEDQSIYSWRGADIRNILEFEKDFPNAKVIRLEQNYRSTQVILEAAGAVVARNSQRKGKHLWTEREGGALIGYYEAPDGENEALFIADYIQKYLRKAGQEHQDVRVAVLYRTNSQSRLVEEGLRRYGISYTMVGGFSFYERAEIKDLLSYLKLVQNPHDAIALQRVINVPTRGIGKATLETLERIALETGASTWTATEKVLSERLLPTRACIALDTFRKLIEDARAMLSPGFAEKLTADVATEGGDASFDIAAADASENEDTSFDFGDDVQHGFAFGDDDVAFEASEFNPFAEEAEKGVEPEKTEEAVPGFRAPGDAATLPELIRFIIDRSGYIRALEEEGTPEAFSRIENLKELANAAQDAQERGETLDEFLDHAALVSDTDQYKPDSRVTLMTLHSAKGLEFPLVLLAGMEEGLFPHSRTLNEPDQMEEERRLAYVGMTRAMDALVLTRARYRRRYGNDMPEASMPSRFLEEVPPSLLEDLSGIQHRASSWGGYAAAASQQPSWMRRRENRGYDDGFDGSHHYNYEDEDQRPMRPRNGSGSTTRNAVKKSGGESLDNIAQFFSGRGGSVSRPKIEVAEPKGAVGFKSGQRVRHPKYGEGVVFRREGDGEDAKITVQFTKFGVKKLVEKFAQLERI from the coding sequence TTGCCGCATTTACTGGACAAGTTGAACCCGCCACAGCGGGCTGGGGTTGAATCCGTTGACGGGCCGGTTTTGCTTCTGGCCGGTGCCGGGTCGGGGAAGACGCGCGTCATTACGCACCGGATTGCGTATCTGATTCAGGAGCGCGGGGTTGCACCGGACTCCATTCTGGCGGTGACGTTTACCAACAAGGCTGCGGCCGAAATGGGCGAGCGCGTCGATAAACTGATCGGGCATACGACGCTGGCGAAGCCGCTGATTGCGACCTTCCACTCGTTCTGCGTGCGCATGTTGCGGCGCGATATCGAGGCTTTGCGGATTGGAAATGAAGGGCTGACGAAGACTTTCGCCATCTACGACGAGAGCGACCAGCAGGCGCTGGTGAAGCAGATTATGCGGCGCATGGGAATCGATGACAAGCAGTTTACGCCGCGGGTGGTGCTGTCGAAGATTTCGTGGGCGAAGAACCACATGATCGATCCGCAGGAGTATTACCTGCAATCGGCCGATCCGTTGAGTGAGAGGGTGGCGCACATCTTCGAGGCGTATCGCAAGGAGCTACGCAAGAACAATGCGCTGGACTTTGATGATCTGTTGCTGGAAGCGGTGCGGCTGCTGAAGTCTTCTGCCGAGGTCCGGGAGAAGTACAACCGGCGCTATCGTTATTTGCTGATCGATGAGTATCAGGACACGAACCGTCCACAGTATGAGCTGATGAAGCTGCTTGCGGGTGAGGAAAAGAATGTCTGCGTGGTCGGCGATGAGGACCAGAGCATCTACTCGTGGCGCGGTGCGGATATTCGCAACATTCTGGAGTTTGAGAAGGATTTTCCCAACGCTAAGGTGATTCGCCTGGAGCAGAATTACCGCTCGACGCAGGTGATTCTGGAGGCGGCGGGCGCGGTGGTGGCGCGGAATTCGCAGCGCAAGGGCAAGCATCTGTGGACGGAGCGCGAAGGCGGTGCATTGATCGGATACTACGAGGCTCCGGATGGCGAGAACGAGGCGCTGTTCATTGCGGACTATATCCAGAAGTATCTGCGTAAGGCAGGGCAGGAACACCAAGACGTGCGCGTGGCAGTGCTTTACCGGACGAACTCGCAATCGCGTTTGGTTGAAGAGGGGCTGCGCCGGTACGGGATCAGCTATACGATGGTCGGCGGCTTCTCGTTTTATGAGCGGGCTGAGATCAAGGACCTGTTGAGCTATCTAAAATTAGTTCAGAATCCGCATGATGCGATTGCCTTGCAGCGGGTGATCAATGTTCCGACCCGCGGGATTGGCAAGGCGACGCTTGAAACGCTGGAGCGGATTGCGCTGGAAACCGGCGCGAGCACGTGGACTGCTACCGAAAAAGTGCTCAGCGAGAGACTGCTGCCGACGCGGGCGTGCATCGCTCTCGATACGTTCCGTAAGCTGATCGAAGATGCGCGGGCGATGCTGTCTCCGGGATTCGCCGAGAAGCTGACGGCGGATGTTGCGACCGAAGGTGGGGATGCTTCGTTTGATATAGCTGCTGCTGACGCATCGGAAAACGAAGATACGAGCTTTGACTTTGGCGATGACGTGCAGCATGGGTTTGCATTTGGTGATGACGATGTTGCCTTCGAGGCTTCGGAGTTCAATCCATTTGCAGAAGAAGCCGAGAAGGGCGTCGAGCCTGAAAAGACCGAGGAAGCTGTGCCAGGATTCCGCGCGCCCGGGGATGCGGCGACGCTGCCGGAGTTGATTCGCTTCATCATCGACCGCAGCGGGTATATTCGCGCGCTTGAGGAAGAGGGGACGCCGGAGGCTTTCTCGCGGATTGAGAACTTGAAGGAATTGGCGAATGCGGCTCAGGATGCGCAGGAACGCGGCGAGACGCTGGATGAGTTTCTCGACCATGCGGCGCTGGTGAGCGATACGGACCAGTACAAGCCGGACTCTCGCGTGACGCTGATGACGCTGCATTCGGCGAAGGGACTGGAGTTTCCCCTGGTGCTGCTTGCGGGCATGGAAGAGGGGCTGTTTCCGCATTCGCGCACGCTGAACGAGCCGGACCAGATGGAAGAAGAGCGCCGGCTGGCTTATGTGGGCATGACGCGGGCAATGGATGCGCTGGTGCTGACGCGGGCGCGTTATCGGAGGCGCTACGGGAACGACATGCCGGAGGCGTCGATGCCTTCGCGGTTTCTGGAGGAAGTGCCGCCGTCGCTGCTTGAGGATTTGAGCGGCATCCAGCACAGGGCGTCGAGCTGGGGCGGATATGCCGCGGCTGCGTCGCAGCAGCCTTCTTGGATGCGGCGTCGCGAGAATCGCGGGTACGACGATGGCTTCGACGGGAGCCATCACTACAACTATGAGGATGAAGACCAGAGGCCGATGCGGCCGCGCAATGGCAGCGGTTCGACGACTCGCAATGCGGTAAAGAAGAGCGGCGGCGAATCGCTGGATAACATTGCACAGTTTTTCAGCGGGCGCGGCGGGAGCGTGTCACGCCCGAAGATTGAAGTTGCGGAACCGAAGGGTGCGGTAGGATTCAAGAGCGGGCAGCGCGTCCGGCATCCGAAGTATGGTGAAGGCGTTGTGTTCCGGCGCGAGGGAGACGGTGAGGACGCCAAGATCACGGTACAATTTACCAAGTTCGGTGTGAAAAAGCTGGTGGAGAAGTTTGCGCAGCTGGAACGCATATAA
- a CDS encoding amino acid permease, which produces MSDSENPEHSLKKTLGPWSLTALGIGAVIGSGIFTVIGTAIAGEQFDTSSILNTPVLDYLIHHTALVGRPGAGPALALSLVLVAIVCAFTGLCYAELASMIPIAGSAYTYTYATLGELIAWIIGWDLILEYAFSNMAVCVGFAAHIVDLMDWLGIHPSARWISPAYLPSGLQDFHGNTLYAAGWHFGFNWPAFLIVMLLTVVLVRGIRESAETNNIMVLLKITAILIFVAFGAHFIHPSNWHPFYPNGWSGLLTGGSIIFFTYIGFDSVSTAAEECKNPQRDVPIGILATLVICTTLYIGVAVVLTGLIKWNLLIGDAAPVVNTLRKLSLTSGSESLHWVRLVILIGALLGMISSILVFQIGQARVWFAMSRDRLLPSVFSKVHPKYRTPAVSTWVAGFVVGLPAGLLDIGTFSDLSNIGTLFAFVLVSAGVLILRYKDPHRHRSFRCPGGPVFPVLSIFFCVLLMAGLPIMTWLRFFVWLAIGLCIYFFYSCRRSEFCPPHRAR; this is translated from the coding sequence ATTAGCGACTCGGAAAATCCGGAGCACAGCCTCAAAAAGACGCTTGGCCCCTGGTCGCTGACGGCGCTTGGCATTGGCGCGGTGATTGGCTCGGGCATCTTTACCGTGATCGGAACGGCGATTGCCGGCGAACAGTTTGATACCTCGTCCATTCTCAATACTCCCGTTCTTGATTATCTGATTCACCACACGGCGCTGGTCGGGCGACCCGGAGCGGGGCCCGCGCTGGCATTGTCGTTGGTGCTGGTGGCGATTGTCTGCGCCTTTACGGGTCTTTGCTACGCAGAACTCGCTTCGATGATTCCAATTGCGGGGTCGGCATACACCTATACGTATGCAACGCTGGGTGAGCTGATTGCGTGGATTATCGGCTGGGATCTGATTCTCGAATATGCCTTTTCCAATATGGCGGTGTGCGTTGGGTTCGCGGCGCACATTGTCGATTTGATGGACTGGCTGGGGATTCATCCGTCGGCGCGATGGATTTCTCCTGCCTATCTGCCTAGCGGATTGCAGGACTTTCACGGCAATACGCTCTATGCGGCGGGCTGGCATTTCGGCTTCAACTGGCCTGCGTTTTTGATCGTCATGCTCCTGACGGTGGTGCTGGTGCGCGGCATCCGCGAGTCGGCGGAGACGAACAACATCATGGTGCTGCTGAAGATCACGGCGATCCTGATTTTCGTGGCCTTCGGTGCGCATTTTATTCATCCATCGAACTGGCATCCCTTTTATCCGAATGGCTGGTCGGGGCTGCTGACGGGTGGCTCGATTATTTTCTTCACGTATATCGGGTTTGATTCTGTCTCAACGGCGGCCGAGGAATGTAAGAACCCGCAGCGCGACGTGCCGATTGGCATTCTCGCGACTCTTGTGATCTGCACGACGCTCTATATCGGTGTTGCGGTGGTGCTAACGGGGCTGATCAAGTGGAACCTGCTGATCGGCGATGCTGCACCGGTGGTGAACACGCTCCGGAAGCTTTCGCTGACATCGGGCAGCGAATCGCTGCATTGGGTGCGGCTGGTGATCCTGATTGGCGCCCTGCTGGGGATGATTTCATCCATCCTCGTCTTCCAGATCGGACAGGCGCGGGTGTGGTTCGCCATGTCGCGCGACCGGTTGCTGCCTTCTGTTTTTTCCAAGGTGCATCCCAAGTATCGGACACCGGCGGTTTCCACGTGGGTGGCTGGGTTTGTTGTTGGACTTCCGGCGGGATTACTGGATATCGGTACCTTCTCGGACTTGTCGAATATCGGGACGCTCTTTGCTTTCGTGCTGGTGTCGGCGGGAGTGCTGATTCTACGCTACAAGGATCCTCATCGGCATCGCAGCTTCCGCTGTCCAGGAGGGCCGGTGTTTCCAGTGCTCAGCATCTTCTTTTGTGTGCTGCTGATGGCTGGGTTGCCGATCATGACCTGGCTGCGCTTCTTCGTCTGGCTCGCGATCGGGCTGTGCATTTACTTCTTTTATAGCTGCAGACGGAGTGAGTTCTGCCCGCCGCATAGAGCACGATAA
- the add gene encoding adenosine deaminase: protein MAKPRYTIAMASRPKDFLRRLPKAELHLHLEGTISPETLAELSRRHDAQPLTLDQARALYQYTDFFGFLMAFKAVTERLRTAEDYKLITYKMLQRLAAQGVVHAEAYIAVGLVYYWGRSEFEPIFAAVERAREQAQKDFGISLYWIFDAVRHFGVEPAARVFRKAAAMKDEYPSIVGIGIGGDERNGAAELFRDAYSEARDAGLRLTVHAGEAVGPESIWGALNIGAERLGHALMAIHDPELMHLLSERQVPLEICVTSNVKTGCCARLEDHPVRRYFDEGLMVTLNSDDPTMFGSDLEGEFLLARNEFGFTQEQLRELASNSIEASFLPPEQKVRWLHQIEGTV, encoded by the coding sequence ATGGCTAAGCCACGATACACAATTGCTATGGCCTCAAGACCGAAAGACTTCCTCCGTCGTCTCCCAAAGGCTGAACTCCATCTGCATCTGGAAGGCACGATCTCTCCTGAGACGCTGGCGGAATTGAGCCGCAGGCACGACGCTCAGCCTCTGACCCTGGACCAGGCGCGGGCGCTGTATCAATACACCGACTTCTTCGGCTTCCTGATGGCATTTAAAGCGGTGACCGAACGCCTCCGCACGGCCGAAGATTATAAACTGATCACCTACAAGATGCTGCAAAGACTTGCCGCACAAGGCGTAGTTCACGCCGAGGCATATATCGCAGTTGGGCTTGTCTATTACTGGGGACGCAGCGAGTTTGAGCCGATCTTCGCTGCGGTGGAGCGGGCGCGAGAACAGGCTCAAAAAGACTTCGGGATCAGTCTCTACTGGATTTTCGATGCGGTTCGGCATTTCGGAGTCGAACCAGCGGCCCGGGTCTTTCGCAAGGCTGCTGCGATGAAGGACGAATACCCCAGCATCGTCGGCATCGGTATTGGCGGCGATGAGCGCAACGGTGCAGCGGAGCTGTTTCGCGACGCATACAGCGAGGCCCGGGATGCGGGTTTGCGCCTGACCGTGCATGCGGGCGAGGCGGTTGGGCCGGAAAGTATCTGGGGGGCTTTGAATATTGGCGCGGAACGGCTTGGGCATGCGCTGATGGCGATTCACGACCCGGAGCTGATGCATCTGCTTTCCGAGCGCCAGGTTCCGCTGGAGATTTGCGTGACATCAAACGTCAAGACGGGATGTTGTGCGCGGCTCGAGGACCATCCGGTGCGACGGTATTTCGATGAAGGTTTAATGGTAACGCTCAATTCCGACGATCCGACGATGTTCGGAAGCGATCTGGAAGGCGAGTTTTTGCTGGCGCGCAACGAGTTTGGCTTTACCCAGGAGCAGCTTAGAGAACTAGCATCGAATTCGATTGAGGCCAGTTTTCTTCCACCGGAACAAAAAGTCCGCTGGTTACATCAAATCGAGGGAACTGTCTAA
- the acnA gene encoding aconitate hydratase AcnA, whose amino-acid sequence MSQVKTQLGNSFGSLSQLKIGNRTYEIFRLDGLEKKGIALSRLPFSLRILLENLLRQEDGKSVTAEDIEFLAKWDPKAEPSREIAYMPARVLMQDFTGVPAIVDLAAMRDAMKQLGGNPEKINPLQPAELVIDHSVQVDEYGTTNSYSLNAMLEFQRNRERYAFLKWGQSAFRNFSAVPPGMGICHQVNLEYLARVVFTTDGENPRAYPDTLVGTDSHTTMINGLGVLGWGVGGIEAEAAMLGQPVSMLVPQVVGFKLTGKLREGATATDLVLTVTEMLRKLGVVGKFVEFYGSGIAELPLADRATIGNMAPEYGATCGIFPVDAETLRYLRLTGRSEEQIKLVETYYKEQGLFHIVDSPEAEYTQTISLDLATVEPSVAGPKRPQDRVLLKEAGASFKKQLPNLLGPNADKNGVRQVVRWEGEGGHFADTPESAHGVHESGPISTVKERFGVEVDQYLDHGSVVIAAITSCTNTSNPSVMVAAGILAKKAVEKGLTVPPWVKTSLAPGSRVVTDYYEKSGLQPYLDKLRFNVVGYGCTTCIGNSGPLPTDVSKSIEDHGLVAVSVLSGNRNFEGRINSDVRANYLMSPPLVVAYALAGRIDHDLESDPIGKGKDGKPVYLKDIWPTQKEVSDVIASSINSEIFRKEYATVADGDSNWQGLKFPTGDVYQWEADSTYIRKAPYFDGMPSKPTPVEEIQNARVLAVLGDSVTTDHISPAGSIKLNGPAGKYLTEHGVKPADFNSYGSRRGNHEVMVRGTFANVRLRNKLAPGTEGGVTRLLPESEQMSIFDASVKYAERKTPLIILAGKEYGSGSSRDWAAKGPRLLGVRAVIAESYERIHRSNLVGMGILPLQFEAGKNVESLGLTGEETYTILGLKERLDSKFAIGRTVAVEATAPDGKRKVFEARVRIDTPQEILYYENGGILQYVLRQLAAK is encoded by the coding sequence ATGAGCCAGGTTAAAACCCAACTCGGAAACAGTTTTGGCAGCTTGTCGCAATTGAAGATCGGCAACCGCACTTACGAAATCTTCCGCCTCGACGGGCTCGAGAAAAAAGGCATCGCGCTCTCGCGCCTCCCCTTCAGCCTCCGCATCCTTCTCGAAAATCTCCTTCGCCAGGAAGACGGCAAGAGCGTCACCGCCGAGGACATCGAATTCCTCGCCAAATGGGACCCGAAGGCCGAGCCTTCGCGCGAAATCGCCTACATGCCCGCGCGCGTTCTCATGCAGGACTTCACCGGCGTGCCCGCCATCGTCGATCTTGCCGCCATGCGCGATGCCATGAAGCAACTCGGCGGCAACCCGGAAAAGATCAACCCGCTGCAACCCGCCGAGCTGGTGATCGATCACTCCGTGCAGGTCGATGAATACGGCACAACCAATTCGTATTCGCTCAACGCAATGCTCGAATTCCAGCGCAACCGCGAGCGCTACGCCTTCCTCAAATGGGGACAGTCGGCCTTCCGCAACTTCTCCGCCGTACCTCCGGGCATGGGTATCTGCCACCAAGTCAACCTCGAATACCTCGCCCGCGTCGTCTTCACCACAGACGGCGAAAATCCGCGCGCCTATCCTGACACGCTCGTCGGAACCGACTCGCACACCACCATGATCAACGGCCTCGGCGTTCTCGGATGGGGCGTTGGCGGCATTGAAGCCGAAGCCGCCATGCTAGGCCAGCCCGTTTCGATGCTCGTGCCGCAGGTGGTCGGCTTCAAGCTCACTGGCAAGCTGCGCGAGGGCGCAACCGCAACAGACTTGGTCCTGACCGTCACCGAAATGCTGCGGAAGCTCGGCGTCGTCGGCAAATTTGTCGAGTTCTACGGCTCGGGCATCGCCGAACTGCCTCTTGCTGACCGTGCCACCATCGGCAACATGGCCCCGGAATACGGCGCCACCTGCGGTATCTTCCCTGTCGATGCGGAAACGCTTCGCTATCTGCGCCTCACCGGCCGCAGCGAAGAGCAGATCAAGCTCGTCGAGACATACTACAAAGAGCAAGGCCTCTTCCACATCGTCGATTCACCCGAAGCCGAGTACACGCAGACCATCTCACTCGACCTCGCAACCGTTGAGCCAAGCGTTGCGGGCCCCAAGCGTCCGCAGGACCGTGTGCTGCTCAAGGAAGCCGGAGCCAGCTTCAAAAAGCAGCTTCCGAATCTCCTCGGTCCCAATGCTGACAAGAATGGTGTGCGCCAGGTTGTCCGCTGGGAGGGTGAAGGCGGCCATTTCGCCGACACGCCCGAATCGGCGCACGGCGTGCACGAATCCGGCCCGATCTCAACAGTAAAGGAGCGGTTCGGAGTCGAGGTTGATCAATACCTCGACCACGGCTCGGTGGTCATCGCCGCCATCACCAGCTGCACCAATACATCGAATCCATCGGTGATGGTCGCCGCCGGTATCCTGGCCAAGAAAGCCGTCGAAAAAGGCCTAACCGTCCCGCCGTGGGTTAAGACTTCGCTGGCCCCTGGCTCACGCGTCGTCACCGATTACTACGAGAAATCGGGCCTTCAGCCTTACCTCGACAAGCTGCGCTTCAACGTCGTCGGATACGGCTGCACCACCTGCATTGGGAACTCCGGCCCGCTGCCAACAGACGTCTCAAAGTCCATTGAAGACCATGGCCTCGTCGCCGTCTCCGTGCTCAGCGGCAATCGCAACTTTGAGGGCCGCATTAATTCGGACGTGCGCGCCAACTACCTCATGTCGCCGCCGCTCGTCGTCGCCTACGCGCTTGCGGGTCGCATCGATCACGACCTCGAAAGCGATCCGATCGGCAAGGGAAAAGATGGCAAACCCGTCTATCTCAAGGACATCTGGCCGACCCAGAAAGAAGTCTCCGACGTCATTGCCTCATCCATCAACTCCGAAATCTTCCGCAAAGAATACGCGACCGTAGCCGACGGCGACAGCAACTGGCAGGGCCTCAAGTTCCCTACGGGCGACGTCTATCAGTGGGAAGCCGACTCCACTTACATCCGCAAGGCTCCGTACTTCGACGGCATGCCCTCGAAGCCGACTCCGGTCGAGGAAATCCAGAACGCCCGCGTCCTCGCCGTCCTGGGCGACAGCGTAACCACCGACCACATCTCGCCAGCTGGTTCGATCAAACTGAATGGCCCAGCGGGTAAATATCTCACCGAACATGGCGTTAAGCCTGCCGACTTCAACTCCTACGGCTCGCGCCGTGGCAACCATGAAGTTATGGTGCGCGGGACCTTTGCCAACGTCCGCCTGCGCAACAAGCTGGCTCCGGGAACCGAGGGTGGCGTCACTCGCCTGCTCCCCGAAAGCGAGCAGATGAGCATCTTCGACGCCAGCGTGAAATACGCCGAACGCAAGACACCGCTTATCATCCTGGCCGGAAAGGAATACGGCTCCGGCTCCTCACGCGACTGGGCCGCCAAAGGCCCGCGTCTACTGGGAGTGCGCGCCGTCATTGCCGAGAGCTACGAGCGCATTCACCGCTCGAATCTCGTCGGCATGGGAATTCTGCCACTGCAGTTCGAAGCCGGTAAGAACGTCGAGTCACTCGGCCTGACAGGCGAAGAGACCTACACCATCCTCGGCCTCAAGGAACGGCTTGATTCCAAATTCGCGATCGGCCGCACGGTTGCAGTAGAGGCGACCGCACCAGATGGTAAGAGGAAGGTTTTCGAGGCCCGCGTTCGCATCGATACGCCGCAGGAAATCCTCTATTACGAAAATGGCGGAATTCTACAGTACGTCCTGCGCCAACTCGCAGCAAAGTAA
- a CDS encoding glycoside hydrolase family 18 protein, translating to MRRFTFSSLLLLSILLSGLNLFGETANPAKPLLVGYFPQWGIYNDPPYFVKDLITSGSATLLDQLNYAQGFIVNARCAVADPNADLSLAYTKANSVNGKADSASSQLRGSFHQLQEFKKRYPRIKILISLEGKAHSFAEAAKPENRAAFVSSCIDTFMRGHFAPQIHARGIFDGFDVDWEYPEPEDAANYLALLQEFRKQLDAVRPGLKLTIAAGPSPHMYHGVDFGEVAKVVDEIGLMNYDYSGPWRKVTGFHAPLYSENGGSADRTVQDYEDAGAPPEKLLLGVPFYGYSWNSVGEENHGLFQPGEAVHQDRPYRYIQTLIASSTVYRDPAAQAPWLYDGNTFWTYEDPASARFKGEYAQEHGLGGVMVWELGEDSIDAQLLKAVNAGLRLPAAQPQIAREPVISGGSESTGAAKE from the coding sequence ATGCGACGATTTACTTTTTCTTCGCTTTTGCTTCTGAGCATTCTGCTGTCCGGTTTGAATCTCTTTGGCGAGACGGCGAACCCGGCAAAACCGCTGTTGGTTGGCTATTTCCCCCAATGGGGTATTTACAACGATCCCCCATACTTTGTGAAAGACCTGATCACGAGCGGGTCTGCTACGCTGCTCGATCAACTGAACTATGCGCAGGGCTTCATCGTAAATGCTCGCTGCGCCGTTGCCGACCCGAACGCAGACCTGAGCCTGGCCTACACGAAAGCCAACAGCGTGAACGGCAAGGCGGACAGCGCTTCATCACAGTTGCGCGGGAGCTTTCATCAACTACAAGAGTTCAAGAAACGCTATCCACGCATAAAGATCCTGATTTCGCTAGAAGGCAAGGCGCATTCCTTTGCAGAAGCGGCGAAGCCTGAGAATCGCGCGGCCTTTGTCTCTTCGTGCATTGACACGTTCATGCGCGGGCACTTTGCTCCGCAGATCCATGCACGCGGAATCTTCGATGGTTTTGATGTGGATTGGGAATATCCGGAGCCGGAAGATGCGGCCAACTATCTGGCACTTCTCCAGGAGTTCAGAAAACAGCTGGATGCGGTCCGTCCGGGGCTCAAGCTGACCATTGCTGCAGGTCCGAGCCCGCACATGTATCATGGCGTGGATTTTGGCGAAGTGGCAAAGGTCGTGGATGAGATTGGGTTGATGAATTACGACTACAGCGGGCCGTGGCGTAAAGTGACGGGTTTCCACGCGCCGCTCTACAGTGAGAACGGCGGCAGCGCCGACCGCACAGTTCAAGATTACGAAGATGCGGGAGCGCCCCCAGAAAAGCTGCTGCTCGGAGTTCCCTTCTATGGATACTCCTGGAACTCCGTGGGCGAGGAGAATCACGGACTCTTCCAGCCGGGAGAGGCTGTTCATCAAGATCGCCCTTACCGCTATATTCAGACTTTGATCGCCTCGTCGACGGTGTATCGCGACCCGGCGGCGCAGGCGCCATGGCTGTATGACGGCAATACTTTCTGGACCTATGAAGACCCGGCGTCGGCGCGATTCAAGGGCGAATACGCGCAAGAGCATGGTCTGGGCGGAGTGATGGTCTGGGAGCTCGGTGAGGACTCAATCGATGCGCAACTACTGAAGGCGGTGAACGCAGGACTACGCCTTCCCGCTGCTCAGCCGCAGATCGCTCGTGAGCCAGTAATCTCGGGGGGCTCGGAAAGCACGGGCGCCGCTAAGGAGTAA
- a CDS encoding peptide-N4-asparagine amidase codes for MRFCPRLAQSATIASTVLLALGLAGPTSSSAQSTTSNQFSIGSSLEATADPPVPRPHTKHCEVTLLTDKAFADFNNKNFSFTPPADCPGPWSKVIFTGDFSIQPGVQFDRTGLVFFGNVNIYFGTTAEPLQSQTDTWHVERDLTDYSSLFKTPQTGFASLGNIVGVDGLTSTIFGTFKIEFYQADFINPAPRTADLVLPLPDNGNGAVGLNNTTPEFTQTFTLPKNIESAYIDVLAESQSSEEQWFLCLPSNVASDVGVCGNTAFRQVNISIDGKPAGVAPIFPWIYTGGVDPGLWIPIPGVQTLNFLPYRVDLTPFAGVLSNGQQHTVGVTVFNAFNFFSTLATLLVYQDHGSNQVTGALTEDTLTDPDPAVVSNVAFDSHGNGGGTATVTSKQNFTIAGFVNTSHGRVNTKVDGNVNFSNVQTVTSTANTFGQGVVQTSTVNQKTTTQDGFLFTTKENDVSYPFNINYLETLESNGDIGQVTTVDQNFQRNETDTLEGFPIFRSSVSNEVSSGDTATFVASPTGFSLGPNSGQSSKQTYVYHDTLGNCYSRTLTAANNKLTGVKDGASCPHGIRW; via the coding sequence ATGCGCTTTTGTCCCCGCTTGGCGCAGTCCGCAACAATCGCATCCACCGTCCTGCTGGCTCTTGGTCTTGCAGGCCCAACCTCTAGCTCGGCGCAGTCCACAACTTCAAATCAATTCAGTATCGGTTCATCGCTTGAAGCAACGGCAGACCCGCCGGTGCCACGTCCTCACACGAAGCATTGCGAAGTGACGCTTCTGACCGACAAGGCATTTGCTGACTTCAACAACAAGAATTTCAGCTTTACACCGCCAGCCGATTGCCCTGGTCCCTGGTCCAAGGTCATCTTTACCGGAGACTTCTCCATTCAGCCAGGCGTCCAGTTTGACCGCACCGGGCTGGTTTTCTTTGGGAATGTGAACATTTACTTTGGCACGACAGCCGAACCTCTACAAAGCCAGACTGACACCTGGCACGTGGAACGCGACCTGACTGACTACAGTTCGCTCTTCAAGACACCGCAAACCGGCTTCGCCAGCCTCGGCAACATCGTCGGCGTGGACGGGCTCACCTCGACCATCTTCGGCACATTCAAGATCGAGTTCTATCAAGCTGATTTCATCAATCCAGCCCCTAGAACGGCCGACCTGGTATTGCCTTTGCCGGACAACGGGAACGGCGCCGTTGGCCTCAACAACACAACTCCCGAATTCACTCAAACCTTCACTCTGCCGAAAAATATCGAGAGCGCATATATCGACGTACTCGCAGAGAGTCAGAGCAGTGAGGAGCAATGGTTCCTGTGCCTGCCCAGCAATGTTGCAAGTGACGTAGGCGTCTGCGGCAATACAGCCTTCCGCCAAGTAAACATCAGCATTGACGGCAAACCTGCCGGTGTTGCGCCGATCTTTCCATGGATTTACACAGGCGGCGTGGATCCCGGACTCTGGATCCCGATCCCCGGGGTGCAGACCCTGAATTTTCTTCCCTATCGCGTAGACCTGACGCCCTTCGCCGGCGTTTTGAGCAATGGCCAGCAACACACGGTCGGGGTAACCGTCTTTAACGCCTTCAACTTCTTCAGCACGCTTGCAACCCTTCTGGTGTATCAGGACCACGGAAGCAATCAGGTAACCGGAGCGTTGACAGAGGACACCCTAACGGATCCTGACCCGGCAGTCGTGAGCAATGTCGCGTTCGATTCACACGGCAATGGTGGAGGCACCGCGACCGTAACCAGCAAGCAAAACTTTACCATCGCTGGTTTTGTGAATACCTCGCACGGGCGGGTGAACACGAAAGTTGACGGCAATGTGAACTTCAGCAACGTCCAGACCGTCACTTCCACCGCAAACACGTTCGGACAGGGCGTCGTCCAAACCTCTACGGTCAACCAGAAGACAACCACGCAAGACGGTTTCCTCTTCACTACGAAAGAGAACGACGTCTCGTATCCCTTCAACATCAACTATCTTGAAACGCTCGAAAGCAATGGCGATATTGGCCAAGTCACGACCGTCGATCAGAACTTTCAGCGCAACGAGACCGATACACTCGAAGGATTTCCAATTTTCCGTTCAAGCGTAAGCAACGAAGTGAGCTCAGGAGACACAGCAACGTTCGTTGCCTCCCCCACGGGCTTCTCGCTTGGTCCCAACAGCGGGCAGAGCAGCAAGCAAACCTACGTCTACCACGACACGCTGGGCAATTGCTACAGCCGCACACTCACGGCTGCCAACAATAAACTTACAGGCGTAAAAGATGGAGCGTCTTGTCCGCACGGCATTCGCTGGTAA